The Rhodothermus sp. genome contains the following window.
AGGTCTGACGCTGGAGGAGTTGACGGCAATTCCCGGAAGCGGTCGTGGCGGCCGCGTAACGAAGCGGGATATCCTGCAATATCTGGAACAACGCAAGCAACGGGTAGCGCGTCCGGCCGAGGTGCGTCCGGCAGCGCCATCACCTGCGCCCGAACGTCCGGCAGCGCCGCGTCCGACTCCACAGGTAGTGGCCGGTACTTACGAGGGCCGTGTCGAGATCATCGAGATGGATCGGATGCGGCAATTGATTGCCGAGCATATGATCCGCTCGAAGCAGACCTCGGCCCATGTGACTTCGTTCGCCGAGGTAGATGTGACCAATCTGGTGCAGGTGCGCGCGCGCAACAAAGATCGTTTCGAGCAGCGTGAGGGCGTGCGGCTGACCTATCTGCCGTTCTTTGTACAGGCGGTCGTAGAAGCGCTTAAGGAACATCCATGGCTGAATGCTTCGGTTGAAGGCACACGTATTGTTGTCAAAAAAGACTTCCACATTGGTATCGCTGTGGCGCTGGGCACGACCGGACTGGTCGTGCCGGTTATTCGGGATGCCGGACAGAAAAACCTGGTCGGGTTGGCTCGAACCATTGCCGACCTGGTACAGCGCGCTCGTAGTAAGCAGCTACAACCCGATGAGCTACAGGGGGGTACCTTTACGATCACGAACGTTGGCTCGCTGGGCTCTCTGATGGGGACGCCCATTATTAACCAGCCGCAGGTGGCGATTCTGGCCACTGGAGCTATCAAAAAGCGCCCGGTGGTGATTGAACATCCGGAGCTTGGCGATGTGATTGCAATCCGGCACATGATGTATCTCTCGCTGTCGTACGACCATCGGATTATTGATGGGGCCATGGCGGCTTCCTTCCTGCGCAAGCTGACCGAAGTACTCGAGTCCATTGATCCCCACATGGAATTGTAAGCAGCCACTTGTTAACGGATCATTACATTTGGGCAGGGTGGATTTCGCGTGTTCCGGCGTTAGCTTCCCGGAGTTAAGTACCGCGCGGGATTTCCGGATGTATGGAACACGCTGTTGGCTGGAGGCTACTGCTACAGCATTTGCCGGTGGCAGCCGCGGTGGTTGATGCGGCGCTGTGCTACCGGGCGGTCAATCCGCAGTGGTGCCGGACATTTGCCCTTTCGGCCGACGAGGTTATAGGACAGTCCCATCTGACTTTTTTTGAGGACGAAGAGGAGTACTGGCAGCAAACCATCCGGCAGGTGCTGGAGGGAGCGACCGTGGTAGGCGCAGAAGCCGGATTGCGACGTCGTGGAGGTCCGGCTTTCTGGGTGCGCTGGTGGGCGCAGACCTGTGTACTGGAAGAACAAAGAGGGGTGATCCTGGTGTTTGAGGATCAAACCGAGCGGCATCGGACCTGTGAAGCCCTGGAGGCTTCCCAACGGCTTTTGACCCGTATTCTATCCTGTTCGCTGGAAGGCATCATGGTATTGCGTCCGGTGTATCATCCGGACGGTGAGATCGTCGACTTTGTATGGCTCCTGGCCAATCCACGCGCCCACGCGCTGCTTCAACAACAGGAGTTAACCCATCGGCGGCTACGCGAGACCCTCCCGGAGCAGACCCTGTGTGGCTTTTTTGAGGCCTGTGTGCGGGTTATGCAGCGGGGAACCCCGCTGCAGCAAACTTTCCGCTTTCGGCAAGAAGCCCGTTCTATCTGGCTGGAAATGACCGCGACCCGGTTGGACGAAGGAGTGGCTGTGATCTTTCGAGATGTGACGGAAGCGCGAGAAGCCGAAGCCCAGCTTCGAGAGCGAGAGCGTCTGTTTCGGCTGCTGGCGGAGAATATGACCGACCTGGTAGCCCTGCATGCTCCCGATGGGCGCTTCGTGTACGTCAGTCCTTCCGCAGGGCGCATTGTCGGATACGCACCCGAAGAATTGATCGGGCAACAGCCCGAAGCTTTCTGGCATCCTGAAGATCGCAACCGGCTACAATCCCTGGTCCAGCAGGTGGGTACCGGCACGCATCCGGGGACCTTGGTCTATCGTTTTCGTCACAAGCAGGGGTCCTATCGGTGGCTGGAGACGCATGTACGCGCCATTCGAGACGAGGCCGGCCAGGTAGTACAACTGCAGAGCAGCTCACGCGATGTAACCGATCGGGTGCAAGCCGAACAGGCTCTGGCCCGTTCCAACGAGACGCTTCAGCAGCGGAATCGTGAATTGCAGGAATTTGCCTATATGGCGTCGCATGACCTGCAAGAACCGCTGCGGAAGATACGTGCCTTTGCCGAGCTGCTCAAGGAAGAGTATGCTCCCCTGCTGGATGATGAGGGACGCTACTACCTGGATCGCATGCAGGATGCTGCCACGCGCATGTCTCGCCTGATCGAGGATCTGCTGACGTTCTCGCGGGTCACGACGCAGGGACGGCCGTTTGAGCGGGTCGATCTGCACGCCATCCTGCAGCAGGTGCTGGCCGACCTGGAGGTGCGCATTGCAGAAACGGGCGCACAGGTGCATGTTGAGGGCCACTGGCCCGTGGTAGAAGCCGATGCCACTCAGATGCGGCAACTCCTGCAGAACCTGATCGGGAATGCGCTCAAGTTCCATCATCCCGACCGTCCGCCCGAGGTCTGGCTTCGAGCAAGTCTGGAAGGCGAAGATGCAGAAACCTCATGTATCATTGAGGTACAAGACAACGGGATTGGTTTTGATGAGAAATACCTGGATCGTATCTTCTCTCCATTCCAGCGGCTGCATGGACGGGGGCGCTATGCGGGCACCGGGATGGGGCTGGCTATCTGTCGCCGCATTGTCGAGCGGCACCACGGACAGCTTACGGCCCGCAGCCAACCCGGGGCGGGGGCTACGTTTATCGTCCGGCTGCCTCTGACGCAACCACCGGGTGCTGTTTTTCCGCCATCTTCGACGATCCACGCATGAGCGCTACGGAATCTGTCGTTATCCTGCTGGCTGATGACGATCCCGACGATCGTCTGTTGACCATCCGGGCCCTCAAACGAAGTCGCCTGCGGAATGAGATTTATACCGTGGAGGATGGCGAAGAGCTTATGGACTACCTCTATCGGCGCGGGCCCTATGCCGATCCAGTGCGCTCGCCCCGTCCGGGGTTGATTTTGCTGGACCTGAACATGCCCCGCAAGGATGGCCGGGAGGCTTTGCGGGACATCAAGTCTGATCCAGCGCTCCGGCGTATTCCTGTGATTGTATTGACCACGTCGAATGCCGAAGCCGATATTCTGCGCAGCTACGATCTGGGTGTGAACGCCTTCATTACCAAACCAGTCACTTTCGATGGACTGGTGCGCGCGCTGCAGGTACTGGGCGACTTTTGGTTTGAGATTGTGCGACTTCCTTCCGTGGATTAACGCTGATGAGGACCAAGCCCCTGGACATTCTGCTGGTTGAGGACGATGAAGAGGATTATCATATCGTTCGTCGGCTTCTGAGCCGGGCCACTACGATCCAATGTACACTCCACTGGCGGGCCAGTTATGAGGATGGTTTGGCGGCGTTGCGGATGCAGCCGTTCGATGTGTGTCTGGTGGACTACCGGCTGGGAGCGCACGACGGTCTGTCGTTGTTGCGGACGATTCGGAGCGAAGGGATTACGCTGCCTATCATTTTACTGACCGGCCAGGGAGATCTCCAGGTGGATCTGGAGGCGATGGCGGCCGGCGCCTGGGATTATCTGATCAAAGGACAGATCGATACCCCCCAGTTGGAGCGCACCATCCGCTATGCGGTAGAACGTCACCGGGCCGAAGAGCGCATCCGGGAACAGGCTGCCCTTCTGGATGCAGCCCGCGATGTGATTATGGCCGTCGATCTGGAGGGACGGATTACCTACTGGAACCGAAGTGCCGAGCAACTTACTGGAAAGAAAGCAACGGCAGTACAGGGACGACCGGTCTGGGAGGTACTGGATGGCCTGGATCGGGCGTTGCTCCAGGAAGCTTTTCGCGCAGTGCAGGCCGAAGGTGTCTGGCATGGAACCCTCCGGTTGCATAAGCACGATGGTGAAGAGCGCCTGCTGGAAAGCCGCTGTACGCTGGTGCGCGATGCATACGGTCAGCCTCGTTCCGTTCTGATGATCAGTACGGATGTGACGGAGCGGCGCCAGCTCGAACAACAGTTTCTGCGGGCGCAGCGCATGGAAAGCATCGGTCGGCTGGTCAGCGGAATGGCCCACGACCTCAACAATCTGTTTGTGCCCATTCTGCTGGGCGTGCGTATGCTGTCTCAGGACACGCTGGATCCCGAAAGACGTGCGCGTGCACTGGGCATGATCCAACGCAGCGCTGAGCGCGGAGCTGATCTGGTACGTCAGGTGCTGGCTTTTGCCCGGGGTATGGAAGGGGAGCGGGCGCTGCTGGACGTGCGCACCATCGTGCAGGAAGTGGCGCATCTCCTGCAGGAGACCTTTCCCAGCACCATTCGCATCGAAACACAGGTGGATGAGGCGCTGTGGTCAGTGCAGGGAGATGCCACGCAGCTACAACAGGTTCTCATGAACCTGTGCGTCAATGCACGGGATGCCATGCCTGAGGGGGGACACCTGCTGCTCGCGGCTGAGAATGTCAGGGTAGACGAACCCTATGCCCGTCGGGTGCTGGAGGCGCGGCCAGGCCCATACGTTCGCCTCACGGTCAGTGATACAGGCACAGGCATTCCGCATGATATTCTCGACAAAATCTTTGAGCCTTTCTTTACAACGAAGCCGGTGGGCAAAGGGTCGGGACTGGGGCTTTCTACTGTGTACAGCATTGTGCGCAGCCACGGCGGCTTTATCAACGTGTATAGCGAGCCCGGGCAGGGTACCACGTTTCGGGTGTATTTGCCAGCTGCCCCTGAAGTTGAAGCCACGGTAGCTAAGGCGGAGACGCCGACCTATCGGGGAGCTGGCGAGGGCATACTGCTGGTCGATGACGAGCCTTTTGTGCTGGAATCGGCTCGTGAAGTTCTGGAACAACTGGGCTATCGGGTTTATCCCGCCACACAGGGGCAAGAGGCACTGGATCAACTGGAAGCTCACGCTGCTGATATTCGTGCGGTTATTACTGATCTGGTGATGCCTGAAATGGATGGCCTGGCGCTGATCCGGGCGATCCGAGAGCGATGGCCGGAACTCCCTGTGGTAGCATCCAGTGGGTTGCACGGGGGCCGTGCCGAAGCTGCACGGCAGGCCGGGGCACACGCTTTTCTGCATAAGCCCTAT
Protein-coding sequences here:
- a CDS encoding PAS domain S-box protein, whose translation is MEHAVGWRLLLQHLPVAAAVVDAALCYRAVNPQWCRTFALSADEVIGQSHLTFFEDEEEYWQQTIRQVLEGATVVGAEAGLRRRGGPAFWVRWWAQTCVLEEQRGVILVFEDQTERHRTCEALEASQRLLTRILSCSLEGIMVLRPVYHPDGEIVDFVWLLANPRAHALLQQQELTHRRLRETLPEQTLCGFFEACVRVMQRGTPLQQTFRFRQEARSIWLEMTATRLDEGVAVIFRDVTEAREAEAQLRERERLFRLLAENMTDLVALHAPDGRFVYVSPSAGRIVGYAPEELIGQQPEAFWHPEDRNRLQSLVQQVGTGTHPGTLVYRFRHKQGSYRWLETHVRAIRDEAGQVVQLQSSSRDVTDRVQAEQALARSNETLQQRNRELQEFAYMASHDLQEPLRKIRAFAELLKEEYAPLLDDEGRYYLDRMQDAATRMSRLIEDLLTFSRVTTQGRPFERVDLHAILQQVLADLEVRIAETGAQVHVEGHWPVVEADATQMRQLLQNLIGNALKFHHPDRPPEVWLRASLEGEDAETSCIIEVQDNGIGFDEKYLDRIFSPFQRLHGRGRYAGTGMGLAICRRIVERHHGQLTARSQPGAGATFIVRLPLTQPPGAVFPPSSTIHA
- a CDS encoding response regulator, whose amino-acid sequence is MSATESVVILLADDDPDDRLLTIRALKRSRLRNEIYTVEDGEELMDYLYRRGPYADPVRSPRPGLILLDLNMPRKDGREALRDIKSDPALRRIPVIVLTTSNAEADILRSYDLGVNAFITKPVTFDGLVRALQVLGDFWFEIVRLPSVD
- a CDS encoding response regulator, whose protein sequence is MRTKPLDILLVEDDEEDYHIVRRLLSRATTIQCTLHWRASYEDGLAALRMQPFDVCLVDYRLGAHDGLSLLRTIRSEGITLPIILLTGQGDLQVDLEAMAAGAWDYLIKGQIDTPQLERTIRYAVERHRAEERIREQAALLDAARDVIMAVDLEGRITYWNRSAEQLTGKKATAVQGRPVWEVLDGLDRALLQEAFRAVQAEGVWHGTLRLHKHDGEERLLESRCTLVRDAYGQPRSVLMISTDVTERRQLEQQFLRAQRMESIGRLVSGMAHDLNNLFVPILLGVRMLSQDTLDPERRARALGMIQRSAERGADLVRQVLAFARGMEGERALLDVRTIVQEVAHLLQETFPSTIRIETQVDEALWSVQGDATQLQQVLMNLCVNARDAMPEGGHLLLAAENVRVDEPYARRVLEARPGPYVRLTVSDTGTGIPHDILDKIFEPFFTTKPVGKGSGLGLSTVYSIVRSHGGFINVYSEPGQGTTFRVYLPAAPEVEATVAKAETPTYRGAGEGILLVDDEPFVLESAREVLEQLGYRVYPATQGQEALDQLEAHAADIRAVITDLVMPEMDGLALIRAIRERWPELPVVASSGLHGGRAEAARQAGAHAFLHKPYTAEKLAAVLHQVLRSQRR
- a CDS encoding dihydrolipoamide acetyltransferase family protein → DRVEADEPLLEIGTDKVDTEVPSPASGVLQEILVPEGETVAVGTVLARIATGQPVAATSPETPRAPSAAAPRSAVETAAAPSTTTGDGATAAAGPIPRRGPDGRFYSPLVRSIAEKEGLTLEELTAIPGSGRGGRVTKRDILQYLEQRKQRVARPAEVRPAAPSPAPERPAAPRPTPQVVAGTYEGRVEIIEMDRMRQLIAEHMIRSKQTSAHVTSFAEVDVTNLVQVRARNKDRFEQREGVRLTYLPFFVQAVVEALKEHPWLNASVEGTRIVVKKDFHIGIAVALGTTGLVVPVIRDAGQKNLVGLARTIADLVQRARSKQLQPDELQGGTFTITNVGSLGSLMGTPIINQPQVAILATGAIKKRPVVIEHPELGDVIAIRHMMYLSLSYDHRIIDGAMAASFLRKLTEVLESIDPHMEL